In Ignavibacteriales bacterium, a single genomic region encodes these proteins:
- the cyoE gene encoding heme o synthase, translating into MKESLVPSGAVSIRRSVLVDYLVLTKPELTLLSVVTALGGAYLAGGNTVQYPVVLHAFLGTLLVGGGAGALNQYIERDLDAQMRRTENRPLPSGRIPQRHVLLFGTMLSVFGVLQLLLFTHFLAAFLAVVTLATYLFLYTPLKRITPFATVIGGIPGALPPLIGWTAVSGELSMGAWSLFCILFFWQMPHFLALGWMYRKDYARANYRLLVVSDPSGEASSRQILIYCIALVPAACMPTMVGMLGMLYFVGAVILSLAFLWLAIRLYIDRSNANAKRLFSASLIYLSVLVGLMIVDRVA; encoded by the coding sequence ATGAAAGAGAGTCTCGTGCCTTCCGGCGCTGTTTCTATCCGTCGCTCCGTGCTCGTTGACTATCTTGTCTTGACGAAGCCGGAGCTCACACTCCTATCAGTTGTCACTGCACTCGGCGGCGCCTACCTTGCGGGAGGGAATACTGTTCAGTATCCGGTCGTTCTCCACGCGTTTCTTGGGACGCTCCTTGTCGGAGGCGGTGCAGGAGCGCTCAATCAGTACATCGAGCGCGACCTTGACGCCCAAATGCGTCGGACCGAGAACAGGCCCCTTCCGTCGGGACGAATTCCGCAGCGCCATGTATTGCTTTTTGGCACGATGCTATCAGTTTTCGGTGTCCTGCAGCTCTTGCTCTTCACGCATTTTCTCGCTGCCTTCCTCGCGGTTGTGACACTCGCGACGTATCTCTTTCTGTATACTCCGCTGAAACGGATCACTCCATTTGCGACGGTTATCGGCGGAATCCCGGGCGCGCTCCCGCCGCTCATTGGCTGGACGGCCGTCTCGGGGGAGCTTTCAATGGGCGCCTGGTCGTTGTTCTGCATCCTCTTCTTCTGGCAGATGCCGCATTTCCTGGCGTTGGGATGGATGTATCGAAAAGACTATGCAAGGGCGAACTACAGGCTGCTGGTCGTTTCCGATCCCAGTGGAGAAGCCTCAAGTCGTCAGATTCTGATCTACTGTATAGCCCTCGTCCCGGCGGCCTGCATGCCCACGATGGTCGGGATGCTCGGCATGCTCTATTTTGTCGGAGCGGTCATACTATCGCTGGCATTTCTCTGGCTGGCCATCAGGCTTTACATCGATCGCAGCAACGCGAACGCGAAGAGACTCTTTTCTGCCTCTCTGATCTATCTTTCTGTGTTGGTGGGGCTGATGATTGTCGATCGGGTGGCCTGA
- a CDS encoding aspartate carbamoyltransferase catalytic subunit — protein sequence MKLKSRHLLGLDGMSKEDISLILDTAVSFREILDRPIKKVPPLQGKTVVNLFFESSTRTRISFELAERRLSADVVSFSTAASSVSKGETLKDTARNIEAMKIDMVVMRHASAGSSHFLTRVVDANVINAGDGGHEHPTQGLLDMYTLREKFGKLEGLRVCIVGDITHSRVARSNIYGLITMGAHVSVCGPATLIPRELEELGVQVHHRLEDVIPEVDALNVLRIQLERQKSGLFPSLREYHRFFGVTKEKVSKAPGPITIMHPGPINRDVELSADLADSEHSVILQQVTNGVAIRMAVLYLLGTSN from the coding sequence ATGAAACTGAAAAGTCGCCACCTCCTGGGGCTGGATGGCATGTCGAAGGAAGACATCTCGCTGATCCTCGATACGGCAGTCTCGTTCCGCGAAATCCTCGACCGGCCGATCAAGAAAGTCCCGCCGCTGCAGGGAAAAACTGTTGTAAACCTGTTTTTTGAAAGCTCAACCCGCACACGCATTTCGTTCGAGCTCGCCGAGCGTCGGCTTTCCGCAGATGTGGTCAGTTTCTCCACTGCTGCGAGCAGCGTGAGCAAGGGGGAGACTCTCAAAGACACCGCCCGGAATATCGAAGCGATGAAGATCGACATGGTTGTCATGCGTCATGCTTCGGCGGGTTCTTCGCACTTCCTGACCCGTGTTGTTGATGCCAATGTCATCAATGCCGGTGACGGGGGGCATGAACATCCGACGCAGGGTTTGCTGGATATGTATACTCTCCGGGAGAAATTCGGAAAGCTCGAAGGGTTGCGCGTCTGTATCGTCGGTGACATCACACACAGCAGGGTGGCGCGGTCGAATATCTATGGATTGATCACTATGGGTGCTCATGTGTCCGTCTGCGGGCCGGCGACGCTTATTCCGCGCGAACTGGAAGAGCTCGGGGTACAAGTCCATCACCGGCTGGAGGATGTCATCCCGGAAGTCGATGCGCTGAACGTTCTCAGAATACAGTTGGAACGGCAGAAAAGCGGCCTGTTCCCCTCACTCAGGGAGTATCATCGGTTTTTTGGCGTCACAAAGGAGAAAGTCTCGAAGGCGCCGGGTCCAATTACGATCATGCACCCCGGACCGATTAACCGTGACGTTGAACTCTCGGCGGACCTTGCGGACAGTGAACACTCAGTTATCCTTCAACAGGTGACAAACGGCGTCGCGATTCGAATGGCGGTGCTGTATCTCCTGGGCACATCAAATTAG
- a CDS encoding dihydroorotase, with protein MKLLLKGGRLIDPASGRDETVDIQILDGRIERIAGSIALAAGFEEVDLRGKIVAPGFIDMHVHLREPGFEHKETIETGCASAAAGGFTAVCCMPNTNPAIDDESVVRYVHEKGKGVCNGVVDVFPIGAATKGRQGTELAPMAELAQAGAVGFSDDGSPIASPEIMRRALEYSSMYGIPVIQHAEESSMTHGGCMNEGVTSTRLGMAGIPPIAEELMVARDIILLGYVPKARYHVAHISTRGALDHVRKAKAKGMNITCEITPHHFTLLETMVASFDTNTKMNPPLRTKEDIEAMIEGLKDGTIDAIATDHAPHTIDEKEVEYAQAPFGIVGLETSLGLSLTELYHKKILTLVEVIQKLSTNPRKIVSLPVIKFAEGEAVNMTLFDPNAEWVVDTAKLLSKSKNSPFNGYRLKGKAVGIINNGVALFV; from the coding sequence ATGAAGCTTCTCTTGAAAGGCGGCAGACTCATTGATCCTGCGTCGGGCAGGGACGAAACAGTCGATATTCAGATTCTCGACGGACGCATTGAGCGCATCGCGGGAAGCATCGCGCTCGCCGCGGGCTTCGAGGAGGTGGACCTCCGCGGGAAAATCGTTGCGCCCGGGTTCATCGACATGCACGTCCATCTTCGCGAACCGGGGTTTGAGCATAAGGAGACCATTGAAACGGGCTGCGCATCCGCCGCAGCAGGCGGGTTCACAGCGGTGTGCTGCATGCCCAATACCAATCCGGCGATCGACGACGAGTCGGTTGTGCGCTATGTCCACGAGAAGGGGAAGGGAGTGTGCAACGGCGTCGTGGATGTGTTTCCAATCGGTGCCGCAACCAAGGGACGGCAGGGGACAGAACTCGCGCCGATGGCGGAACTCGCACAGGCCGGCGCAGTCGGTTTCTCCGATGACGGGAGCCCCATCGCCAGTCCAGAGATCATGAGGCGCGCCCTGGAGTATTCTTCAATGTACGGTATCCCTGTTATCCAGCACGCCGAGGAGTCCTCCATGACGCACGGCGGGTGTATGAATGAGGGCGTCACGTCGACGCGGTTGGGAATGGCAGGCATACCTCCGATCGCGGAAGAACTCATGGTCGCACGTGACATCATCCTTCTTGGTTATGTTCCGAAAGCGCGCTACCACGTTGCACATATCAGCACGCGGGGCGCCCTGGACCATGTCCGGAAGGCGAAGGCAAAGGGGATGAACATCACATGTGAGATTACTCCCCACCATTTCACCTTGCTAGAAACGATGGTTGCCAGCTTTGACACAAACACCAAGATGAATCCTCCGTTGCGTACCAAAGAAGATATCGAAGCGATGATCGAGGGTCTGAAGGACGGAACGATCGATGCCATTGCCACGGACCACGCGCCCCACACGATCGACGAGAAGGAGGTCGAATACGCACAAGCGCCATTCGGAATTGTCGGTTTGGAGACATCCTTGGGCTTGAGCTTGACGGAGTTGTACCACAAGAAGATCCTGACGCTTGTGGAGGTGATTCAGAAACTCTCCACGAATCCGCGAAAGATCGTTTCGCTTCCGGTTATCAAGTTCGCCGAGGGGGAAGCGGTGAACATGACCCTGTTCGATCCGAATGCGGAATGGGTCGTCGACACAGCGAAGCTGCTGTCCAAATCGAAGAACTCGCCGTTCAACGGCTATCGCCTGAAAGGAAAGGCCGTCGGCATTATCAACAATGGCGTTGCGCTCTTCGTTTAG
- the pyrR gene encoding bifunctional pyr operon transcriptional regulator/uracil phosphoribosyltransferase PyrR — MTKTKTIDSDSFRRTVNRLAHEVVERNKGTENLALVGIRTRGEYLARRLARKIEEIEGKPVQIGILDITLYRDDLRGRLDQPQLKSTEILFDVTGKVVVLVDDVLFTGRTIRSALNALTDLGRPALIELLVLVDRGHRELPIKADFIGKNIPTSLNQEIKVMMTETDPEDGVYLVDVDDEGKEMNR, encoded by the coding sequence ATGACAAAAACCAAAACGATCGACTCCGACAGTTTCCGGCGGACGGTGAACAGGCTCGCCCACGAGGTTGTGGAAAGGAACAAAGGGACGGAGAACCTGGCCCTCGTCGGCATCAGAACGCGGGGTGAGTATCTTGCCCGCCGGCTTGCCCGGAAGATTGAAGAAATCGAAGGGAAGCCCGTTCAGATTGGAATTCTCGACATTACTCTCTATCGGGATGATCTGCGCGGTCGTCTCGACCAACCGCAGTTAAAAAGCACAGAGATTCTTTTTGATGTCACCGGCAAAGTCGTTGTCCTGGTCGATGACGTGCTGTTCACCGGCAGAACCATTCGGTCCGCCCTCAATGCTCTCACGGACCTGGGGCGTCCCGCCCTGATCGAACTGCTAGTTCTGGTCGATCGCGGGCATCGTGAACTCCCCATCAAGGCAGATTTCATCGGCAAGAATATCCCTACATCGCTGAATCAGGAGATCAAGGTTATGATGACGGAAACCGATCCGGAAGATGGGGTCTATCTGGTGGACGTAGATGATGAAGGAAAGGAGATGAATCGATGA